CCAGCACAGATGATGGGGAACTATCAGTTGCCATTAGTGTCTTAATTTCGTCCATTAAGTTCGAAAACCAGCACGACGATCGTTGCTTTACATAAAAGAGCAAATAGGCATCCTGGGCTAATACATCAGTTTCAGAGACTCTAAACACCTGCAGATAAACATCAAAAAGTAAGCACCATAATTATGCCTCCCTCCCATGGAAGTTcagtaaaagaaagaaagaaattttgtCAGAATTTGCCTTCGAATCATTAATGCAATGCCATGTACTCGGAGAGGAACGAATGCAGCAGAAATAATGTCCAAATTCTAATGAACCAATGTGCAGCAAAACTGCATAAAGATCATATTTTGAGTGGACCTGCACAAGTTGAGTATAGATCATGAGAAGTTGATTTTGTTCTGAAGTGCAATCAGCAAGAAATTTGAAGGAACACAAACCTCATCTACTGGGCAGCTAAGGCATGGAGTCAGGTCCAGTTCCAATGGATACTCCACGGGATTGCGAAGCTTGTAGGCAAAAACCCCATTGTTCTTGAACCTCTTGAGATGGAGCGTGAGAACTTGTGGTGTATGGTCCAGCTTAAGCTGCTTCTCCAGCGACACTTGGGCCTTACAGCCTTCACAAGTGAAGTTGATGTCAGGATCATCAATTTTCTCCGACCTGGTGAAAGACGCAAGAGCATCTACGATGTTGTCCACATCATCAATCTCCAAGCTGAGATCGAGCAGCGGTTCAAATGTGTCTGAACAGTGACCACAATTGCGACATCGCAGCTGAAACAATGAAAATATACCATATAAACGAAGAAGAGAACAAAGAAATGCGCAACCATCTTAACAAGGACTTTCAGAATTACCTGGCTTCTAAGACGGCCTCCAAATACATGCTTGACGAGGCTGTCTTCATCTAATGAAGATGGCTGATCTGTAGTGCAATGACCAAGACAGCAAGTGTGTAGATTATCCAGCAAGGAGTGGAGAAATTCGTGTGCATCTTCTTGCTGTCCTAACTGAAAATGTGGTGATATTTCTGCCAATCCAATGGTTAAGTGTTCCAAATTTCAGTACATTTGAGATAGAAAAAGATACTATCTAATACTTTGCTCTGTTTAAACAAGCATACTAATGACCAACGTACACAATTTCAATCTTATGTGACAGTCAAAATCACTTAATCAACCTGAAGTTTGAAAACTTTTATTTGATAGGAAATATATTAATTCTCAATCATCATCCGACACATAATCGTTACTCGGAAGAAAAAGATTCATGTCATCCTCCACCTATCTATTGACATGGATAAAAGTCTAAGGTAGATGATTCGGGGTTGTGTTCCCCTTGTCACCCACATGAACAAAATACCAAAAAGAGGACTTCAGGACGATTATAGGTAGTCCTCTCTAAGACCAAGTATAAAATCTAATCTCAACACTACGCTAGAAGGTTTTCTTTTCAAAAAAATCCACACCCATTAAGAGACCTCGGTCACTTACTTGAGTATCAAAGGGATCAAATCAAAAAATTTCTTCCGACTATCTTAGTAGATGATTCGGGGTTGTGTTACCCTTGTCGCCCACATGAACAAAATACCAAAAAGAGGACGTCAAGACGATTATAGGTAGTCCCCTCTAAGATCAAGTATAAAATCTAATCCCGACGCTACGCTAGAAGGTTTTCTTTTCAAAAATATCCACACCCATTAAGAGACCTCGGTCACTCACTTGAGTATCAAAGGGATCAAATCAAAaaatttcttccgacgatcttagtACAGGTGATACCTCGGGAGCTCAACACTTCCACCTTGGAGCCATCTCGAAATTATCTTAAAAATCTTATACTCTTAGATTTGGACCATATCGAGTTAACTTACACGTCGTTGATAATTTTTTATAACATTTATTGGACTGACAACGAGCGAGACATGCACAAACTCGCATTACGAAATCCTCTATAAACATCACCATTGGATTATCTTATACTCATGAGAAAAAGGATATATGGGCTTCCAATATCAATAAGCATTTGGAAAACACAGTCGATCGTAAAACGATCACAGGACAATCCAGGATATCATTTAAAATGAAAACTATATTTGGTATACGATATATAAGAATAATAGGAACAACAAAACTCCAGATTTCATATAGAAACATCAGCATGTATCAAGCACATTAACAAAACAATAAATAGATGGCATAATAGGAGAATGAGAAGCATACTGTTCAAATTTTTAGCAAAATCTGTTGGGGAGATCACATATCCTGAAAGAAACAAAGAACGATTGATGTGTCCTTTCAAGGCACAGAAAGAGCAGAAACCTCCAATATCACCTGGAGTTCCAGAATCAATCATTACTTTGTCTTAGAGTAAGCAAATAGTACAAATCCCAAATAAACGCAAATCTgagaagagaggatttaaaggatGAACCATAACATCTCATACCACAACAGGAACAAGGATGATCCATCCTGCGGATCTTCTGTACGAGGGGCACGGTATGCGTGAGGCACTGCAGAACCGCATTGAGGAAGCACGTATTCCCCAAGTTGAAGAGAGCAGCTCCCTGCGATGGTACCAACCGCGGCAAACGGATTCGCGTCAAAATCACATCCAAGATGGAACCTTTTCTCAAGAGCCGATCACAACGTAGACGATACGAGGAAGGTAAAGGAATCCTTACCACGACGCCGGGCTCGTAACTCATAGACAGAGGCGAAAGGAGAAACAGTTTCGCGTCGGCGAAATCACGACCGAACTAAATGGAATAGACGTCGAGAAATCAAACACACACAAAAAGAACGACAATTAAACCCTAGAatacaatgaaaatttgcagtaCCATGATGTTGATGCGAAGGAAGGAAGAGGCCGACTTATTGAAGAGAGATTAGGGTTCTAAAGAATTGGCAATTTGGTGGTACAAGAAGGGTTCGGGAAGGGGGAGGGAGGGAAACCACCACGACGCTTTAAAAAAGGGAAGAGGCGGCACGGACACAAGTTCGGCAGACTTAGACTTCTTCACCGATACGCTGTTGGCAAATAGTTTGAAGACAAGTGTTCTTTTTCCCAAATACGACACTGGAAAAATCCATTTTTGTTAGGATAAACTTCATAAAATAAATTCCTACTTTAAATaaactctcctttttttttcacttagtagttctatttttttattcgttttttccaaaaaaaaatctctaatttttttaattgGATAAAAATAGCCTCAACAAATAATttgtctttctctttttcattttttcccTTCCTTTTAAGCTAAATCCAAATGTCTCTTGAAATTGCCAAATGAAAGACACTAGACTGATCATAAACTAATAATGTTCAATAAAGCATGAAATTATAGTATCTCGGTGTCTTATAGTTTCAATAAAAAACAATGCAACTCACATTCCACTTTTTTCAAAATATCTTGGATTTATATAAAACCATGGAAATGACTTAAGAAAACATAgatgttatttttatatttttttatttttctcagccATTAAAGCatgaaattatattattttcttaaatttaTCCATTTTAAGGTGAATTTACAACTCCCTTGGGATAAAatctatttaaatattattatagaaTGTTTTCTTAAATTTTGAGGATACAAAATTTTTTTAGAGATCTGAGTTGCACTATTTTTTTAATGGGGTTACAGTATTTTTGGGTCTTATTTAAAAATAGTTTAatctcaataaaaaataatataactcaaAAATTCACTCTTTCTAAGAATTCTtaaattttcagattttttttaatttgtaaaAGACATGAAAATTCCTAAAtgactttttttcttctttttttagagcatttaaaatagatattttagcccttaaaagcatgaaaaaaattttatttttataaatctacCCTAAGGTGAATTTACTACCACTTTGAGATAAAAACAATCACTTGAATATTATTAGAGAATATTTTATGAAGTtttgatgtaataaaaaaatttaaatacttgagTTACACTGTTTTTGAATACGGTAGCACTACGTTCAAAATAATGTAACCTCATTAAAAAACTCTATTACTCATATTCCATTATTTTTAAaactttcaattttttttaaaatcttataaataatCCGCAAAGgcctaaataattattttatttattctgtAGCCTTTAAAATAGGTATTCTTATTTTTCAGGTTTTAACAGCTTGAaattgttattttttttatttcactcAATTTAAGATAATTGTTCAACCAGTTTATTATTAAAGAAGGTTTTTTAAAGTTTGAAGGAAAAAAATTTTAGAGACATAAGTTACATTGTCTTTAGATTCTATTCAAAAACAGTATAACTCGctttcataatttataaaaaatgttCATCTCGAAGATAACTTTAAAATGAATTACGAAATCTTACATGACTAgtttttatgatttttaaaattttaaaatacgtaatattttatttatttcggTCCTTAAAAACTTCGACTTAAGCCATTATTTTGGGTAAATTTCTTAAGAAAACCTcaaatttgtatttttttttcatacgacgctccttttttatttttcatgtggAGTGTCTCTTAATTTTAGAAAGTAAAATGAGCTCACCTTTGGCCTTTATATCATTCGTCACCACTATTGGAGAATAAATGtgtcgatgtcgggagttctcTATCGGCTAAGTTGGATGCCAAGGTGGGTCGGACCCTCGCGgcggggtgttgatcagcgtttctCAATCCGGGTATTGTTTGCGTCGAGCGACGTCTCTCCGTTCTCGGGCTGGTTGGCAGCTCGCCTTCGTTCACAGGATGACGATTCCCAGGTCGAGGCCCTTGGGGCTCGTGGGTGGTCGTTTGCCTACAAAAATGGCCTTCGTCAGGTGAtttccgactttggcccctccgacgagcaagtcaattATGGGTTGAAGTTATTTTTTTTGTCTCCTCTTAGCCGGATGCCGaccaggggcttttatactattgtacgagggtaGGTTGCTCGCAGGTTTGGCATGACCCCTGATCTTCGAGAGTTGAGACAACACTTCTAACCGGTTGTTGTCTCGGGACACACGGAGTGGTGTCAGACGGCGCCGCCCCAGGTTCTTGGGACAGGACATGTGGAACAGCATCTCAATACGGATTCCGACTTGGCGTGTGGGAGTATTCCCCTTGCTGATCCTTGAGTTAGCATGGTGGTACGCGGGTCGAACAACGCCTTAGTACAGATTCTGACCTGGCATATGATATCGACTGTAACGTGTCTTAGACCTAAAATAGACCGTATCAACCACCTTTACCTCAGTGTCATTTCCCCACCCTTTTTCCCCTGTGTGTATTTTTTTCTCCTTCCTTAGATCTCAATATAATCAGCTCCCCTTCGTATGTGTTCCCCTCTATTATGTCTTAGTAACACCAATTTGCCATCAAGTTGGTAGTCACACCAACAGAGAGAAGAGAAGGGGTTTGGTGACGACTAACGAGATGGAGGTCATAAACTTAGAGGCTCTTTATGATACTAAACCAAAAAAGAtggtatataataataaaaaaaaaggagacacTCCATGGTAATaaaccaaaaataaaataaaaacttcaAACTTTTTCAAACAATTTATCCTTTTaatctaatttttattatttttatagtatttatatttataagtttaagattaattttatattttatttttattaatataaaatatattatttaatttattaactatgagttattttggagTGATTTAAGTTTTGAGTCGGTTAAATCAATtcatttgaattatttttttaattaaatgagTTGTTTAGTGAATTTTTTGGTTCAATATGAGTTTGAAAAGAGAGATACAGTGAAAGGGACAAAGGAGGAGTTGTTGAGGGTATAAttgttattttaaaaattagaaaaactccAAATAGGGTCactctaaacaaaaaaaaaaactaaagggTTGTTTTTTTAAGGATTTTGCCTTTTTTATTATCATGTTATAATATTTGTGCTTATTAAATGtatattaaatttaataataatattattattattattatttggattaAATATCTTTTTTAACGAATATATGAATATGCATCTCACTCGACTTACGTGATGGAGATAAGGAGTCCAAATCAATTAAGATAGAATCAATAGAGATGATAGTTAATGAAACTTGGATTGTACTTCTAACTCGCACCCTAAATTGTAACTCATATCTTTAATTAATCTAAAGCATAAGGCTATTAATTTCTATCATGTTTTTATCTCCTTCTAATAGTGAATAAATAACTATTAATGATTACAGGTCTCACGCGCTTAGCTTATAATTGTAGAACCAAAGTGGGATTATGATGCCAactcaaaattattttaaataatttaaatgtaAAACTTGTgggttattttttttttattaaagtcaCTTTTTATTTTGCTGTATATGTTTATTAAtttatgataaataataaatatatctatttttttgattaaaagtatttttctcttCATCTAACTTACGCATCCAACTTACCATTGGAGATGTAGATAACAGTACGAGTGATCGAACGATAATCGATAAATTAATAGTTACGTCTATCTTtggataaattaatttttattaatttttgtgGGAGAGGGGGGGTGCGTGATCACTGTTGATCATGAGAAGTAGATATTTCTTACCATAAAGGCTCGATTTTGTCATACTACATatgcaaaaggggagaaagagtttGTGTCACTAGTTTCGTTaatgatatttatatattattatttagcatgagattttatcgtatgatcatTTAGTTTCATGTTGATCGGGGAGTAAATTTTGATGCTAAAGGAACCGTCCACATCTCGATCGACCGAACTCATAATCAAGATTAAGTCCATCAACAGTAATGATCGATCAACCAAATGATCCCTTATCCCAACACAAAACGAATAAGGACTCGATCAACCAAACATTATGCAAATAGGAATTTAGGTTTTAAAAGTACCCTCATACGATCAATCCACACATTGCTCAGAGCTTGCAATACCAAACTTGAAGCCCATACACAACACCAACAACAatataattattctttttttttttatagcgtAAATAACTTATAATAGATGATAGATTCCAAGGGCTTCTTTAGGTCTCTCTCAAGGAGCGTGTCCACCACCGTAGCCAGCTCCGGCACCCGAACCACCACCAGCGCCGCCTCCATAACCACCAGGTCCACCTCCGACACCTGAGCCTCCACCAGCCCCAGCTCCATATCCACCAGCTCCGCCATATCCACCTCCGGCACCTGATCCACCGCCAACGCCACCTCCATAACCTCCTGCACCACCATACCCTGCACCGCCACcagctcctcctccaccaccaaacCCACCTCCATGCTCCCCGCCGGCACCGTACCCTGCGCCACCTCCGGATCCTTCACCTCCACCAACACCGTGCTCTCCTCCAGCTCCATATCCGTCACCGATGccactaccaccaccaccaccatatcCACCGCCATGTGCTCCTCCAGCACCATACCCACCACCAGCGCCACTGCCACCACCGCTTCCATAACCTACACCATGTTCTCCACCTTCTCCGAAGCCACTACCCCCACCGCCACCCTTACCGCCACCACCTCCATATGCACCACCATACTCTCCGCCTGTGCCAGCGCCACCATAGCCCGCGCCACTGCCACCACCGCTTCCATATCCTACACCATGTTCTCCACCTTCTCCGAAGCCACTACCCCCACCGCCACCCTTACCGCCACCACCTCCATATGCACCACCATACTCTCCGCCTGTGCCAGCGCCACCATAGCCCGCGCCACCGCCATTGCCGCCACCATAACCACCTCCATGCTCGCCGCCAGCACCATAACCGACACCACCGCCTgtaccacctccacctccacctccattaCCGCCAGCACCATAGCCACCGCCGTTACCACCTCCACTCCCATAGCCAACCCCATGTTCAGATCCAGCACCATAACCAGCTCCTCCACCGCTACCTCCCCCACCACCGTAGCCAATCCCATGTTCGCCTCCGGCTCCATATCCAACACCACCGCCGCTCCCTCCACCACTACCGTATCCACCTCCATAAGCTCCTCCTAAACCACCACCAGACTCTCCCCCACCTCCATAACCACCGCCGGAACCTCCCCCACCTCCACCACCATAGCcggcaccaccaccgccaccactgcCGTAGCCGCTACCATAGCCAACGCCATGTTCCCCTACGGTACCATAACCAGGGATGAACTGCCCCCCAACTCCATAGCCACCGCCAGagccaccaccacctccaccgcCAGAACCTCCAGCAGCGTAGCCGGAGCCCCCACCAATGCCGTGGCCTGCACCATATGGCGCTGTCTCTACGAAGCGTACCCTAGAGGCAATACATATGGTTGCACCCAGCAACACTAGGAGTGGAACAGCAACGCTAGCGGGAGAAGTGCCCATGTCACCAAGTTCGCGTTGAGGATGGGATGGAACACAGCAAGAGGTTGGGCATTTATGGAGATGGTGAGTGGAGATGGTTGAAGTGTAATGTGTGGAGCTGGTCAGTTGGGAGTGGCTGGGCACATACATGCACGGCGAGCAGTGCACACCATGTGTGCCCCCACACGAAACTTCTCAAGCTTCTGCGTTCCTGCTGTAGTGCAAACTCCATCTTCCCATGCCCACTACACCAATCGAAGAAATTTTAAGCAAAATATTCCTTACGTTTTCTCTTCACCCAACTCGTCCGGTCATTTTACTATGATCACTGCATGCATCAACAGATTACTCTATCACTTGGATGCGTTCTTAGCCTTTTCTCCACTCCTCAGCAGCGCTGCTTTCCTGCATCCTAAGCTGGAACTATTGGAATAGCGCACGATTGGTTGTGCTATTGCACTCCAAGCAGGACCTACCTGCTCACGAGCAAGGTCTCCATAACCAGAACAGAGACCCACTTGGAAGCATACTTTGGAGTTCTGGATACGGTGGTACACATTGTGGGGTTGAAAGATAACTTTTGCCTCAGAACAAATAGAATGTCGAATTCACATTGAGTTTCGCAGTGCTCTGCTAAATTCTGTACGATTTCTGCTAAATTGTGTTCGAAGAATGAGCTAAATTGCAGCGTTGACCATGCAAAGGCCACACAACTAGAGTTCTACGGCGAGCCTCAAATACAGATACAACGCAATCATTCTGATGAGGCTAATGGATCTTGCATATGGAGTTAACCGTAATCGTCAAGGCTAGCGGTGACGAGGAAGGGCGTGCCAAACCTACAAACATATATCTTCAGAACTTCCTTTAAGATGAGATTACTTGAACGAATTAAGACAGAAGCTTATttattcacacacacacacacacacacacacacacacagagagagagagagagagagagagagagagagagatgtaacTTCAAAATTCAACCTGATTCATGATGAGAAAGAAAAATTTTACTGAAGACCACATCATTGATTTTGTACATGTGATTGGCTCGACGAGTTTTACACGCAAAGACTCGAAGCCACCCTGTTGAAGCACTTCCATAAGGATCCTAGACATTGTTCTATCAAATCATAGGAAAATATGGTTAAAAAAACTTTAGTTCTCCTCTTTAACTTGATCTATATGACGTCATTAAAGCGTCAAAAAGAACCTGGATTTGCAGTGGCGTGCGACCATCCTGTATTCACTGCTACTGTTGACCAGAAGAGCTGTCGCTCAAGCAAGCTACCATGGAACAGAGAACATGGTCATCATAACTTGTGAAAGCCATGCTGCATGAGGCCAAGAGATGGTGCTCATATGGTACAGCCTTTTGCCCAGTCTGGATGTGAAAGAGATTAGGGTTTGGCCATTCACGGCCGAGATGAAGATAAAGGAGGCCATAAGAGAAAAGAAACCATATCCGCTCCGTGGATGGTGCATGACAGAAGGAAACGCAACAGCAGCATGCACAACAACAGCGAAGGTCCATTGGTGGGGCTGAGCCACGCCGTGTGCTTTTTGCCCACTCACGCCCATATGCTTGAGGTCGATCGATCCACACGCGCTCGGGTCCCCCGCTCAAGTGGAAAGAAGAGCGCTGCTGTCGTCCTACACATTGGACCTATACAGTGGAAGTTTTGTCCCcatattctttcttctcttttttttttattcttctttttatcAACCTAAGATGGATTATATATTTAAAGGAGAACATGACTCGGATACTTTAATGTGTTGTGTCGTAACCTCTTACATCTATAAGACTAAGGTCATCGAAAACACTAATTTAATTATGGTTATCTTAGTTGATAGGGGCTATACTAATCATTATGGTATTAAGATTTATCGTATTAAGGTTGAGATTGAGTTACTATTGGATACTTTAGATgggtctttctttttttttttcttttataagggATGGAATCCTAGCTAGATTCCGACTTGGAGAGTTTTAATGTAGTTATGGCTTGAAGAGCCCTTGTACCCTTTAGAACTTAGAGTTGACTTGAATCTGATTTTTgaacttcaaattagccttggtcTTAGTATAGTTTAATCAAGATCAAATTGGAGTCGAACTCTAGTTTGGCTAAATTAGAGTTTGGTTCAAATTTTGCTTGATCATCCTTAATTATGGATCCTATAATTAAGTGATCTATGTCTTGTTGAATCTTACTTTGAGACTTCTTCTCTCTGCACTTGTAGGTCAGATGTTTTGCTTTAGTTGATCGATATGGTCAGCATCGTTGTGCTCGATTATGTCATCTATGCATGTCATTTTGACGAGGTTCTCGTTGTTGCTGATCATCATCGACTCGAGGGCATTTTTTATCTTCTCGAGGTTTCGAGATTGTTGTCCTTTTTGGTTTCTCCTTCTCTTTCATCATGTTAAAAGAAGGTTTTGGTTCTTTGTATATTGAATAAGATCCATGAGCTTCGGCAAGCATTCACCATCTTTTTTGCGTAGCCGATGAATGTTTAgtgtttcatcaaatctattataTCTTGGGTGATGAAGAACTTCCATCTATTCTTTTGGAGTAGATACTTCTAGACTTAACAAACGTATATGACATCTTGATCTTATAAGTAGAGGCTCCCAATGATAACTTGGTATATATCAAGTGAAACCACCTCATATGTCACCTCTTGATGAATTCATTTATAATAGTAAAGAATATCTTGCATTATTGGTTGATCTTCATCTCCACATCATTATGAAGCCATCCAAGATAATATGGGTATAGATGTAATGTCATCTCTAGATTGACGCCAAGCTTTTTAACCAAGCTAATCAAGATGAAGTTCTTTTGGCACTTGGTATCCAAAATCACACCAataatttctttctttatttggATCTTTGTGATGAAGAGCTCTTCTTAAATCTTTTGACCAAGACTTAAATTTGAGCTTATAACTTTTAGTTTAGCCATTATCTATAGACTCAGATCTAAGTATGAGATTGGTGAAAGTTCAATGAAGCTATCATCCACAATCGTGGCCATGATTCACCAACTTTGATTATTTTCTAATAACTTCATTGGGAAGAGTTCTAGATGaatcttctatttttttttctagagtgaatgataattttataatgatcataaaataaatattttttaagaaaagaagATGAAGTATTACCATCACTGAAATTCTTTTAGGCCTTTGAGTGGCCCCTCTTAGTCGTTTTCGAGGGTTTCTCGTTACAAGTATAATTCTTTCTCTCAATTATCACTTCTATATTACTAGTGATCGAAATATTATATACTTTGAAGAGACTCAATCATGTATAAATTTATGTATTTCATCATCATCGCCGAGTGATTTTCGGGAGAAATTCTGAACACCATTATTTATTATCGAAACTTAGTGGTGTACTCTTGCATGGGTTGATCCTTTCCTTAGTGTAAGTAGTGTCGCTTCTTTTATACATGTTCAAGATATTCTATATGGTAGAATTCTTCCTATATGATATTTTAGAATCATGTTCATGATGTCTTCATTCCTATTAGtactagtcatatgtgtcatACAAGTCAATCActtagtgatgacacatgtgacttaacacatagtctttttgcttattatattttaatatttatcactatatatatatatatatatatatatatatatatatatatatatatatatatatatatatatatatatatatatatatatatatatatatatatatatatatatatatatatatatgtcattggatctatgcaatgggaatcggatcgtgatgaaatcacgataatgagatcgatttacctttaaatatagatcctaaataatccagatcatagattactcgagagagatatcgagataatcggacagactgatgtgttgtatacccatccatatgatggatgtagctagtctcatagttgctcgtatgggaacactagggatacattacaagtgctcattagagaatgagttcattgattgatccgctgaaTGCTGAATAGTTGATAATACTTTATTTTCAAAtaatgattctgtagtcccagtggtgtatctagtccttagacttaagacactaaggatatcctgtatgagtgctccactcttcgataccagacttataggtttggatatcctagatctagcatagccgaCTATCGAGCATGGTAGCCAACCATACGAGGATTATTAAGCATCGATAaacgatcatccactcttagtgtcatgagaggaatgtctcatattttcttactcaaacaaatccctagccagggtcattcggattgagagagaaagagttctccgggagaatccgattaaagcaagactcgagtagaaactgtatgagtctgatagcaccatacccaatataaagtctttgggatattaaatagatgagtgaatataggtacacgataactgaggataaacatgtccaattggttggattcccctatatcgtctagggactacggcatagtggcatagtacgtccacaatcgatgagtcaagtgaattattatggagataataattcactaagccagaaggagttctgataggtatgactcacaatcaGCTTGATAATgaacctagagagtcacacacatatggtaggtattacgatgagtagaggttctaatacgagatatccgttagagcccctatcttattaaatatctaataagcctctgaattattggatcatatggatgagatctaataagagcccatgtaagattcttagatagagatccactaatctaagaggcttaaatagttggatgaagatctaatacccaataggacaagatctattagggttaagttaacagggaacttctataaataggagaaaattAGTGGTTCATCGACTAGAGTCttttgtttgcctctc
The DNA window shown above is from Musa acuminata AAA Group cultivar baxijiao chromosome BXJ2-4, Cavendish_Baxijiao_AAA, whole genome shotgun sequence and carries:
- the LOC135609091 gene encoding ubiquitin carboxyl-terminal hydrolase 20-like; protein product: MDHPCSCCGDIGGFCSFCALKGHINRSLFLSGYVISPTDFAKNLNKISPHFQLGQQEDAHEFLHSLLDNLHTCCLGHCTTDQPSSLDEDSLVKHVFGGRLRSQLRCRNCGHCSDTFEPLLDLSLEIDDVDNIVDALASFTRSEKIDDPDINFTCEGCKAQVSLEKQLKLDHTPQVLTLHLKRFKNNGVFAYKLRNPVEYPLELDLTPCLSCPVDEVHSKYDLYAVLLHIGSLEFGHYFCCIRSSPSTWHCINDSKVFRVSETDVLAQDAYLLFYVKQRSSCWFSNLMDEIKTLMATDSSPSSVLGHAQRHDRSSLVYEDGCSSSSVTSERHEDADPCNDSSPPGPVNNDAFIREGEGRQIETPLGTFKLRNHKNSCDEDLSGPSSCTSCSRS
- the LOC135610237 gene encoding glycine-rich cell wall structural protein 1.8-like translates to MGTSPASVAVPLLVLLGATICIASRVRFVETAPYGAGHGIGGGSGYAAGGSGGGGGGGSGGGYGVGGQFIPGYGTVGEHGVGYGSGYGSGGGGGAGYGGGGGGGSGGGYGGGGESGGGLGGAYGGGYGSGGGSGGGVGYGAGGEHGIGYGGGGGSGGGAGYGAGSEHGVGYGSGGGNGGGYGAGGNGGGGGGGTGGGVGYGAGGEHGGGYGGGNGGGAGYGGAGTGGEYGGAYGGGGGKGGGGGSGFGEGGEHGVGYGSGGGSGAGYGGAGTGGEYGGAYGGGGGKGGGGGSGFGEGGEHGVGYGSGGGSGAGGGYGAGGAHGGGYGGGGGSGIGDGYGAGGEHGVGGGEGSGGGAGYGAGGEHGGGFGGGGGAGGGAGYGGAGGYGGGVGGGSGAGGGYGGAGGYGAGAGGGSGVGGGPGGYGGGAGGGSGAGAGYGGGHAP